A stretch of the Crocinitomicaceae bacterium genome encodes the following:
- a CDS encoding SpoIIE family protein phosphatase — MSGAARVQKKVLILLLVVLVGVITSAYFVYTSLSEIVTDLTEEARPDESLLQMKEMLYHLSDAENNIKSYALTQDVNYLNAYYENYTEANASIDSLRNLTVSEKNPAHDIDTLDSLVSKKFDMLDNLLLLQGESRVMTALEKISLEIEPENNSSNGQNNENTELQEREEKNFFDRLLNKRKKNKKNEDENSSTAPEDNTLFAEKITVDELNAEIETIQLEEERIDKKLKAKELELIQADKAVMDEIRKIISTMEEREKLNMDEKLALADDTSFKTKIMIGFFCLLTCALLAIAVVIVNKYIVRNEAFKIALKRAKHETDLKNKEITDSITYAKKIQEALLPDEQKLSENLNDYFVFYEPKDIVAGDFYWIEKSANKTFIAVADCTGHGVPGAMVSVVCSTALNRCVREFELQTPAEILDKCRNMVIDALASGNQLVKDGMDIALIAIEHASHSSNEINVEYAGANNPLYMIIENNLQELRADKQPVGLYQHQTPFTNHKITLKKGTMLYLFSDGYADQFGGPQGKKFKYRPFQEMLKKNSGLETEKQLHFIRDNFMSWRGSFEQIDDVCVVGIKV, encoded by the coding sequence ATGTCAGGAGCTGCACGCGTACAAAAGAAAGTACTCATTTTATTATTGGTTGTTCTAGTTGGAGTCATCACCAGCGCTTATTTCGTTTACACTAGTTTAAGTGAAATAGTAACTGACCTTACTGAAGAGGCGCGCCCTGATGAATCTCTGCTTCAGATGAAAGAAATGTTGTATCATCTTTCTGATGCTGAAAACAATATAAAATCGTATGCCCTGACACAAGATGTCAATTACCTCAATGCGTATTATGAGAATTATACTGAAGCAAATGCCTCAATTGATAGTTTGCGCAATTTAACTGTCTCTGAAAAAAATCCTGCGCATGACATAGACACTCTTGATTCACTTGTATCAAAGAAATTTGACATGCTTGATAACCTCTTACTACTGCAAGGAGAATCACGTGTGATGACAGCACTTGAAAAAATATCACTGGAAATTGAACCGGAAAATAATTCAAGCAACGGTCAAAACAATGAAAATACTGAACTGCAAGAACGCGAAGAAAAAAACTTTTTTGACCGTTTATTGAACAAGCGCAAAAAGAATAAAAAAAATGAAGATGAAAATTCCTCAACAGCTCCAGAGGATAATACGCTGTTTGCAGAAAAAATTACAGTAGATGAATTGAATGCAGAAATTGAAACTATTCAACTTGAAGAAGAACGGATAGACAAAAAGTTAAAAGCAAAAGAACTTGAATTGATTCAGGCAGACAAGGCAGTAATGGATGAAATAAGAAAAATTATTTCTACCATGGAAGAGCGCGAAAAACTCAACATGGATGAAAAATTAGCATTGGCTGATGATACCAGTTTCAAAACCAAAATTATGATTGGTTTCTTTTGTCTTCTCACCTGTGCTTTGCTTGCGATTGCTGTGGTTATAGTCAATAAATACATTGTCAGAAATGAAGCATTTAAAATTGCGCTCAAACGCGCTAAACATGAAACTGATTTGAAAAATAAAGAAATTACTGACAGTATAACTTATGCAAAAAAAATACAAGAAGCATTGTTGCCTGATGAACAAAAACTGAGTGAAAATCTGAATGACTATTTTGTTTTTTATGAACCAAAAGATATTGTTGCCGGAGATTTTTATTGGATTGAAAAAAGCGCAAACAAAACCTTCATTGCTGTTGCTGATTGTACCGGACATGGTGTGCCAGGCGCTATGGTGAGCGTGGTATGCAGCACTGCCCTCAACCGGTGTGTACGTGAATTTGAATTGCAGACACCGGCAGAAATTTTGGACAAATGCCGCAACATGGTGATTGATGCACTGGCTTCAGGTAACCAATTGGTAAAAGACGGAATGGACATTGCGCTCATTGCAATTGAACATGCATCGCATTCAAGTAATGAGATCAACGTGGAATATGCCGGAGCAAATAATCCGCTTTACATGATCATTGAAAATAATTTGCAAGAACTGCGAGCAGATAAACAGCCTGTTGGTTTGTATCAACATCAAACCCCTTTCACCAATCATAAAATTACCTTGAAAAAAGGAACTATGCTTTATTTGTTCTCAGATGGATATGCTGATCAATTTGGTGGGCCTCAAGGTAAAAAATTTAAATACCGCCCTTTTCAGGAAATGTTAAAGAAAAATTCAGGATTAGAAACGGAGAAACAATTGCATTTTATCCGAGATAATTTTATGTCATGGCGAGGTTCATTTGAACAAATTGATGACGTTTGTGTAGTTGGAATAAAAGTGTGA
- a CDS encoding sterol desaturase family protein — protein MEDISYYLPFDQLFEPNKRVYWPYLALCVVYALIFILFTGTKIKRYGMRDVFSKSSMIDGVAWGLNHLLQILVLPLLFTNSLGVASYVYKGMNNVFGDYTNTYFSTNWGLVLYALTYFIFSDFTRFALHYLLHHNAFLWRLHRMHHTAEILTPITFFRIHPFEMVLTQLRFLLVHGVITGIFIYFFLEVYDFPKIMGASFFVFFTAILGGNLRHSHVPIGFGIFEKIFLSPKQHQMHHSKDPALQHSNYGSFFALWDRMFSTWKSSKGIKDIEFGVKQQEKQSLKDDLLFPFMLKRKSESASNLKRE, from the coding sequence ATGGAAGACATTAGTTATTACTTACCTTTTGATCAACTCTTTGAACCTAACAAACGAGTATATTGGCCATACTTGGCGTTATGCGTGGTGTATGCACTCATCTTTATTTTGTTTACCGGCACTAAGATCAAACGCTACGGCATGCGTGATGTTTTTTCAAAATCCAGTATGATTGATGGGGTTGCGTGGGGACTCAACCACTTGTTGCAAATTTTGGTTTTGCCCTTGTTGTTTACCAATTCACTTGGGGTTGCATCTTATGTTTACAAGGGAATGAACAATGTGTTTGGTGACTACACCAATACCTATTTTTCTACCAATTGGGGTTTGGTTTTATATGCATTGACCTATTTTATTTTTTCTGATTTTACCCGGTTTGCTTTGCATTATCTTCTTCATCACAATGCTTTTTTGTGGCGTTTGCATCGCATGCATCACACGGCAGAAATTTTAACACCTATTACGTTTTTCAGAATTCACCCTTTTGAAATGGTATTGACTCAATTAAGATTCTTACTTGTGCACGGTGTGATAACCGGAATTTTCATCTACTTTTTTCTTGAGGTGTATGATTTTCCAAAAATAATGGGCGCCAGTTTTTTTGTATTTTTCACCGCTATACTAGGTGGAAATTTGCGACACTCACATGTTCCAATAGGCTTTGGAATTTTTGAAAAAATATTTCTCAGTCCTAAGCAACATCAAATGCATCACAGTAAAGACCCCGCTTTACAGCATTCAAATTACGGTTCATTTTTTGCGTTGTGGGATCGGATGTTCTCTACTTGGAAATCTTCCAAAGGCATTAAAGACATTGAGTTTGGCGTAAAGCAACAAGAGAAACAATCACTCAAAGATGATTTGCTTTTTCCTTTCATGCTCAAAAGAAAATCTGAGTCTGCTTCTAATTTGAAAAGGGAGTAG
- a CDS encoding AAA family ATPase, whose translation MNKGFVFGKFLPFHKGHESMISFALTKCDKLTVLVCAESSEVIDGEIRAEWIKKSYPHEPKIDVQIFHYSSDELPNTSVSSRDVSQKWAQAFKKLFPDYQVVITSELYGDYLAENMGITHLLYDRDRTITPISASQIKADIIAHWNYLPASVKRFFITKVVILGTESTGKTTLTEKLSAHYNCTPVFEAGRDLIPDSNQFQFDDLHLVATEHAKRIETAATGKHPLIIIDTDIHITKSYARFIFKKELETDSNILETNKADLHLYLNSDVPHVQDGTRLDITNRNLLDHSHRDILNENEITLIEIKGDWNQRFTKAIEEIEKLLKKKYFS comes from the coding sequence ATGAATAAAGGATTTGTATTCGGTAAATTTCTTCCCTTTCATAAAGGTCATGAATCCATGATTAGTTTTGCATTGACAAAATGCGATAAACTTACTGTATTGGTTTGTGCAGAATCATCTGAAGTAATTGATGGCGAAATAAGAGCTGAATGGATTAAAAAATCATATCCTCATGAACCCAAAATTGACGTACAAATCTTTCATTACAGTTCTGATGAATTACCAAATACCTCTGTATCTTCAAGAGATGTTTCACAAAAATGGGCACAAGCATTTAAAAAATTGTTCCCTGATTATCAGGTTGTAATTACATCTGAATTGTACGGTGATTATCTTGCAGAAAATATGGGTATCACTCACCTATTATACGACAGAGATCGCACTATCACGCCAATATCTGCATCGCAAATTAAAGCCGATATTATCGCTCATTGGAATTATTTACCCGCAAGCGTTAAACGTTTTTTCATCACAAAAGTTGTTATTCTAGGAACTGAAAGCACGGGTAAAACAACGCTGACAGAAAAGCTTTCTGCTCACTACAACTGCACACCGGTATTTGAAGCGGGGCGTGATTTAATTCCTGATTCAAATCAATTTCAGTTTGATGATCTGCATTTGGTTGCAACTGAACACGCCAAAAGAATTGAAACGGCTGCCACAGGTAAACACCCTTTAATCATCATTGATACAGACATTCACATTACAAAATCATACGCTCGTTTCATTTTTAAAAAGGAACTTGAAACTGATTCAAACATACTTGAAACAAACAAAGCTGATCTTCACCTTTACCTTAATAGTGACGTGCCACACGTTCAAGATGGAACAAGGCTAGATATTACTAACCGGAATTTATTAGATCATTCGCATCGCGATATTTTAAATGAAAACGAAATTACGCTTATTGAAATTAAAGGAGACTGGAACCAACGTTTCACCAAGGCAATTGAGGAAATTGAAAAATTGCTGAAGAAGAAATATTTTAGTTGA
- a CDS encoding nicotinamide mononucleotide transporter, giving the protein MSIFDIHFIVFELIGYKVSFVEFIGTTFGFISVYLATRANILTWTTGIINELFLFILFFQVQLYADMFLQIFFFVVTIFGWYNWKKNTGTNSVSKCNNALCIKLSIFISIGTLLMGLFMMQIHLLMPAFFPIPAAYPFVDSTIMILSFAATYLLARKKIETWYVWILVDIICVVLFFQKQIAFLAFEYMLFMILALYGLIQWKKQMRHE; this is encoded by the coding sequence ATGAGCATATTTGATATTCATTTCATCGTTTTTGAACTGATAGGATACAAAGTCAGTTTTGTTGAGTTTATTGGAACCACTTTCGGATTCATATCTGTTTATCTTGCAACGCGTGCAAATATTTTAACCTGGACAACGGGTATTATCAACGAATTATTTCTATTTATTCTTTTTTTTCAGGTGCAACTTTATGCTGATATGTTTCTACAAATATTTTTCTTTGTTGTCACAATTTTCGGCTGGTATAACTGGAAGAAAAATACAGGAACAAACTCAGTTTCTAAATGCAATAATGCGTTGTGTATAAAGCTGTCAATATTTATTTCAATCGGAACTTTGCTCATGGGTTTATTCATGATGCAAATTCACCTCCTGATGCCGGCATTTTTTCCAATACCTGCAGCGTATCCTTTTGTTGATTCTACTATCATGATACTCAGTTTTGCGGCTACATATTTACTCGCCAGAAAAAAAATTGAAACCTGGTACGTTTGGATACTCGTTGATATAATTTGTGTTGTCTTGTTTTTTCAAAAACAAATTGCCTTTCTGGCTTTTGAATACATGCTATTCATGATACTGGCTTTGTATGGATTAATTCAATGGAAAAAACAAATGCGACATGAATAA
- a CDS encoding TonB-dependent receptor: MKKQLCTAVLLFIMLPVLAQQIQENDTVKQVNEVLIVYKAENNTPVTYLNIRQADLKLKSTGQEPSFLLSETPSVTNYSDGGGPQGYSYFRIRGIDQTRINVTLDGVPLNEPEDQGAYFSNYADILNSVSLIHIQRGVGTTKNGVASYGGSVQLYSPILYDTAHSSFGAGYGSFNTMRFFGEYHSGLKNNKALYVRASQVYSDGYKYHAHNNSQSIFLSTGLFKTSSDWKLNILLGQQQNGMAWLGVSDSLIAVDKRTNANAEQEVDRFLQCLAQIQNQWRIKNHFYLNSSLYYTFLDGNYNFDFNNFIGLPSTNELYNYAFRSHFTGLFSNFTYHSKTINWITGIHGNNYSRRHIGSEKSLGELYQNTGTKNELSIYSKAEYKLKKFNFFADIQYRIVNFSYSGLVSMPTQTWQFLNPKAGVHARINEHAGIYYSYGSTGREPTRNDMFGGNDDLLSDSLGNALLFNTKPERVQNHELGFRYQNKKLTTDVNLYFMDFANEIVLNGKFGPNGLALTNNVEQSIRTGIELSLQYEINSFLILNHQSSFNYSNITEQSISFEPILTPPLIINQEIVFKLKNFRFGVMGRYQHKSYIDFANSAMVDSYFLLNLRAHLQLKKFQFAVFLNNLTNAHYYNQGYVDYDGTNKYFVQAPLNFFTSVNFTF, encoded by the coding sequence ATGAAAAAACAACTTTGTACTGCGGTCCTTTTGTTCATCATGCTACCCGTGTTGGCGCAGCAAATTCAAGAGAACGATACGGTAAAACAAGTCAATGAAGTACTGATTGTATATAAAGCAGAAAATAATACACCGGTGACATACCTGAATATTAGACAAGCTGATTTGAAATTAAAATCAACCGGGCAAGAACCATCTTTTTTGCTTTCAGAAACACCATCAGTAACTAATTATTCTGATGGTGGTGGGCCACAAGGATATTCATATTTCAGAATCAGAGGTATTGATCAAACCCGAATCAATGTAACCCTAGACGGTGTTCCACTCAATGAGCCGGAAGACCAGGGTGCCTACTTTTCAAATTATGCCGACATCTTAAATTCAGTAAGCTTAATTCATATTCAACGAGGAGTTGGAACAACAAAAAATGGCGTCGCAAGTTACGGTGGCAGTGTCCAATTGTATTCACCCATTTTGTATGACACTGCTCACTCTAGCTTTGGCGCAGGTTATGGATCATTCAATACGATGCGTTTTTTTGGCGAATACCATAGTGGACTAAAAAACAACAAGGCACTTTATGTCCGAGCATCACAAGTATATTCTGATGGTTACAAATATCATGCACACAACAATTCACAATCCATTTTTTTAAGTACAGGTCTCTTCAAAACATCTTCAGACTGGAAACTAAACATACTTCTTGGGCAACAACAAAATGGTATGGCTTGGCTTGGTGTTTCTGATTCGTTGATTGCAGTTGACAAAAGAACAAATGCAAACGCTGAACAAGAAGTTGACCGATTTTTACAATGCCTTGCTCAAATACAAAACCAGTGGCGTATCAAAAATCACTTTTATCTAAATTCAAGTTTATACTATACATTTTTAGATGGTAATTACAATTTTGATTTTAATAACTTTATCGGATTGCCAAGCACAAATGAATTATACAATTATGCATTCAGATCTCATTTTACCGGATTATTCTCGAACTTTACCTATCACTCAAAAACCATCAATTGGATCACCGGTATACATGGTAACAATTACAGTAGACGCCATATTGGTAGTGAAAAATCTCTTGGTGAACTCTATCAAAATACAGGAACAAAGAATGAATTATCAATTTATAGCAAAGCGGAATACAAACTAAAAAAATTTAATTTTTTTGCAGACATACAATACCGCATTGTGAACTTCAGTTATTCAGGATTGGTTTCAATGCCTACCCAGACATGGCAATTTCTTAATCCAAAAGCAGGCGTACATGCTAGAATAAATGAGCACGCCGGAATCTATTACAGCTATGGAAGCACAGGTCGTGAACCTACGCGAAATGACATGTTTGGCGGAAATGACGATCTTCTTTCAGACAGTCTTGGCAATGCACTTTTGTTCAATACTAAACCTGAGAGAGTACAAAATCATGAACTTGGTTTCAGGTACCAAAATAAAAAACTTACAACAGATGTTAATTTGTATTTTATGGATTTTGCAAATGAAATTGTACTCAATGGAAAATTTGGTCCAAATGGTTTGGCGCTGACAAATAATGTAGAACAAAGTATCAGAACCGGAATTGAATTAAGCCTGCAATATGAAATCAATTCGTTTCTTATTTTGAATCACCAATCATCATTTAATTATAGCAATATTACAGAACAATCTATTTCTTTTGAACCCATTTTAACCCCACCTCTCATTATTAATCAAGAAATTGTTTTCAAACTTAAAAATTTCAGATTCGGTGTCATGGGCAGATATCAACACAAGTCATATATTGACTTTGCCAATAGCGCAATGGTTGACAGTTATTTCCTGCTAAATCTTAGAGCACATCTGCAATTGAAAAAATTTCAATTCGCCGTTTTTTTGAATAACTTAACCAATGCACACTATTATAATCAGGGTTATGTTGACTACGATGGAACCAACAAATATTTTGTTCAAGCGCCCCTTAATTTCTTCACGTCAGTGAACTTCACTTTCTGA
- a CDS encoding nicotinate phosphoribosyltransferase, with protein MHNPLLLTDGYKVDHRRQYPEGTTLVYSNWTPRKSRIENIDEVVFFGLQYFIKKYILEDFENHFFKQPKSKIISEYNRRINNYLGENQVGTKHIEALHDLGYIPMVIKALPEGVSVPLRVPIFTIYNTHPDFFWLTNYFETLLSAVIWMPCTSATIARQYRKILDQYAHETSSSPEFVNWQGHDFSMRGMAGIEAALTSAAGHLLSFTGTDTIPAIDFLEKYYNASSDHELIGGSVAATEHSVMCMGTMSDELGTFRRLICEVYPKGIVSIVSDTWDLWKVLSEYLPALRSEIQSREGKVVIRPDSGDPVDIICGNPNGKNEQEKKGVIELLWDTFGGTTNAKGYKELIPQIGAIYGDSITIERAKDICERLKQKGFASTNVVLGIGSYTYQYNTRDTFGFAMKATYGEVNGEGRSIFKDPITDDGTKKSAKGLMKIVLENGNYKLIDQVDWNEEKQGELKEIFRDGKLLADYTLDQIRNRIRK; from the coding sequence ATGCATAATCCACTCTTACTTACTGATGGCTACAAGGTAGATCATCGCAGGCAATATCCTGAAGGAACCACTCTTGTGTACTCCAACTGGACACCAAGAAAAAGTAGAATTGAAAACATTGACGAAGTAGTGTTTTTTGGTCTGCAATATTTTATAAAAAAATACATATTAGAAGATTTTGAAAATCATTTTTTCAAGCAACCGAAGTCAAAAATAATTTCAGAATACAACCGACGCATCAACAATTATCTTGGAGAAAATCAGGTAGGCACCAAGCATATTGAAGCACTGCATGATCTAGGATATATTCCGATGGTAATTAAAGCTCTTCCTGAGGGAGTTAGCGTACCTTTACGAGTTCCAATTTTTACAATATATAATACACACCCTGACTTTTTTTGGTTGACCAATTATTTTGAAACCTTGTTGTCTGCAGTTATTTGGATGCCTTGTACATCAGCCACCATCGCACGACAGTACAGAAAAATACTTGATCAATATGCCCATGAAACATCATCATCACCAGAATTTGTAAACTGGCAAGGACATGATTTTTCAATGCGGGGTATGGCGGGTATTGAAGCCGCACTAACTTCAGCCGCCGGACATCTTCTCAGCTTCACCGGAACAGATACTATTCCGGCAATTGATTTTCTAGAAAAATATTATAACGCCAGTTCTGATCATGAACTTATTGGAGGTTCTGTTGCTGCCACTGAACACTCTGTGATGTGCATGGGCACCATGTCAGATGAACTTGGTACTTTCAGAAGACTGATTTGTGAAGTTTATCCAAAAGGAATTGTATCAATTGTTTCAGACACTTGGGATTTATGGAAAGTACTATCTGAATATTTACCGGCACTAAGATCTGAAATTCAATCACGAGAAGGCAAAGTAGTGATTCGCCCTGATAGCGGAGATCCCGTTGATATAATTTGCGGAAACCCCAATGGAAAAAACGAACAAGAGAAAAAAGGCGTAATTGAATTATTATGGGATACTTTTGGCGGAACAACAAATGCAAAAGGATACAAGGAACTCATTCCACAAATTGGTGCTATTTACGGTGACAGCATTACCATTGAAAGAGCAAAAGATATTTGTGAACGATTAAAACAAAAAGGATTCGCTTCAACAAACGTTGTCCTTGGTATTGGATCATATACTTATCAATATAATACGCGTGACACTTTCGGCTTTGCCATGAAAGCAACTTATGGTGAAGTAAATGGAGAAGGTCGTTCCATTTTCAAAGATCCCATAACAGATGACGGAACTAAAAAATCTGCAAAAGGATTAATGAAAATAGTGCTTGAAAACGGAAACTATAAATTAATTGATCAAGTTGATTGGAACGAAGAAAAGCAAGGCGAACTGAAAGAAATTTTTAGAGACGGAAAATTACTTGCAGATTATACTTTAGATCAAATAAGAAATCGGATTAGGAAATAA
- a CDS encoding ribose-phosphate pyrophosphokinase yields the protein MKTLNLDSNFKPQQGQEISFQQFLFPGGEPHIRITSDLAAGSSVTLTHRINSFNDLGLLCLAADALNRMQVKIEKLIIPYFPAARQDRVMVTGEPLSVKVYAEIINQINAQCVVVLDAHSEVTPAVLNNCISIPNHAFIKQVMSQINEELILISPDGGALKKIYKVSHYLGGIPVVECSKRRDVKTGKISGFQVYTDNLQDKACLIVDDICDGGSTFIGLTEEFKKKNAGKLYLAVSHGIFSKGFDELSTCFTKIFTTNSVKELSHPCLTQILINDQILS from the coding sequence ATGAAAACACTTAATCTAGATTCAAATTTTAAACCACAACAAGGACAGGAAATATCGTTTCAACAATTTCTTTTTCCCGGTGGAGAACCACACATAAGAATAACATCAGACCTAGCCGCAGGCAGCAGCGTTACGTTGACACATCGGATAAACTCATTCAATGATTTAGGACTTCTATGTCTTGCAGCAGATGCTCTCAACCGCATGCAAGTGAAGATTGAGAAACTAATAATTCCCTATTTTCCTGCAGCCAGACAAGATCGTGTGATGGTAACGGGTGAACCACTTTCAGTTAAAGTTTATGCTGAGATCATCAATCAAATAAATGCTCAGTGCGTGGTAGTATTGGATGCCCATTCTGAAGTGACACCGGCTGTTTTAAATAATTGTATATCTATTCCTAATCATGCGTTTATCAAACAGGTTATGAGTCAAATTAACGAAGAGCTGATTTTGATCTCGCCGGATGGCGGAGCACTTAAAAAAATCTACAAAGTATCACATTATCTGGGAGGAATTCCAGTTGTAGAATGTAGTAAAAGAAGAGATGTTAAGACCGGAAAAATTTCTGGATTTCAGGTCTACACAGACAACCTACAAGATAAAGCATGTCTGATTGTTGATGACATTTGTGATGGTGGAAGCACCTTCATTGGATTGACGGAAGAGTTTAAGAAGAAAAATGCCGGTAAATTATACTTGGCAGTATCACATGGCATTTTTAGTAAAGGATTTGATGAATTGTCAACGTGTTTCACTAAAATCTTCACAACAAATTCAGTGAAAGAATTGTCACATCCATGCCTAACACAAATACTGATCAACGACCAAATATTATCATGA
- a CDS encoding NUDIX hydrolase, with protein MKISQNIKVAVDAIVFGYSENDLKVLLIKQKFGKLKNQWALAGGFVKNNEALRDAVVRELYEEAGIKVNYLEQLYTFGDQINRDPRARVISVAYFALVNSDQLFPVADTDAKEAAWYSLKKLPKLAFDHRAMIQTAVLRLQNKLTYQPIGFDLLPKEFLFSDLENLYSTILEKEIDRRNFRKKIMSYGIIEETPRYSQRKSGRPAKLFRFNKSKYTKLVQSGFYFEIHFA; from the coding sequence ATGAAAATTTCTCAAAACATCAAAGTAGCAGTAGATGCTATTGTTTTCGGTTATTCTGAAAACGACTTGAAAGTTTTACTAATCAAACAAAAATTTGGTAAACTAAAAAATCAATGGGCGCTTGCGGGTGGATTCGTTAAAAACAACGAGGCCTTGCGCGATGCGGTTGTGCGAGAATTATATGAAGAAGCAGGAATAAAAGTAAATTACCTTGAGCAACTATACACCTTCGGAGACCAAATCAATCGCGATCCAAGAGCGAGAGTCATTTCCGTCGCATATTTTGCGCTGGTAAATTCTGACCAATTATTCCCCGTTGCTGATACTGATGCAAAAGAGGCAGCGTGGTATTCACTAAAAAAATTACCAAAATTGGCCTTCGATCATCGTGCTATGATACAAACCGCGGTGTTGCGCTTACAAAACAAGCTGACTTATCAACCCATCGGATTTGATCTATTGCCAAAAGAATTTTTATTCTCTGATCTTGAAAATTTATACAGTACAATTTTAGAAAAAGAAATTGACCGCAGAAATTTTAGAAAAAAAATAATGAGCTACGGCATTATTGAAGAAACACCTAGGTATTCGCAAAGAAAAAGCGGAAGACCTGCAAAGCTTTTCAGGTTTAACAAGTCAAAATACACCAAATTGGTTCAGTCGGGTTTTTACTTCGAAATACATTTTGCGTAA
- a CDS encoding SRPBCC family protein yields the protein MPFYQFTRTQKIPANVKQVWDFISRPENLSKITPTSMEFKMTSEQVAETMYAGMIITYSVKPLAGLSMQWMTEITQVKPEYYFVDEQRVGPYKLWHHQHKIEPTEGGVLMTDIITYMPPLGFFGAIANSLFIRKKLHQIFDFRMKALEEIFV from the coding sequence ATGCCTTTCTACCAATTCACACGTACTCAAAAAATACCGGCGAATGTTAAACAAGTATGGGATTTCATTTCTCGGCCTGAAAACTTGAGCAAAATTACGCCGACTTCTATGGAATTCAAAATGACAAGTGAACAAGTGGCTGAAACCATGTATGCCGGCATGATTATCACCTATAGTGTAAAACCGCTTGCCGGATTGTCCATGCAATGGATGACAGAAATTACCCAGGTGAAACCTGAATATTATTTTGTAGATGAACAACGTGTTGGACCTTACAAGCTCTGGCATCATCAGCATAAAATTGAACCTACTGAAGGTGGTGTACTAATGACAGACATCATTACCTATATGCCGCCCTTGGGCTTTTTTGGCGCCATTGCCAATTCACTTTTCATCAGAAAAAAACTCCATCAGATTTTTGATTTTAGAATGAAAGCGCTTGAGGAAATTTTTGTTTAA